One region of Brassica napus cultivar Da-Ae chromosome A10, Da-Ae, whole genome shotgun sequence genomic DNA includes:
- the LOC106417396 gene encoding methyl-CpG-binding domain-containing protein 6-like, with product MSNGTEQTRKRAAPGDSNWLPSGWRVEDKVRTSGATAGSVDKYYYEPITGRKFRSKTEVLYYLEHGTSKKGSKKPDNTDSSSDHVEGQGSNKSSRKAKEPTPPPRPRSPPLKFDFENPPEKVSWSAANAGEEGWAPFVGDDKVQDSLRREWCTAFNVVTTKNPTKLSSLRR from the exons ATGTCGAACGGTACGGAACAGACGCGGAAGCGTGCGGCGCCGGGAGACAGCAATTGGTTGCCATCTGGCTGGAGAGTTGAAGATAAAGTTCGAACCTCCGGTGCTACTGCTGGTTCCGTTGATAAG TACTATTACGAACCAATCACGGGACGTAAGTTTCGATCCAAGACCGAAGTACTCTACTACTTGGAACATGGGACTTCTAAGAAAGGAAGCAAGAAACCAGACAACACTGATTCCAGTTCTGAC CATGTGGAAGGGCAAGGAAGCAATAAATCGAGCAGGAAAGCTAAAGAGCCAACACCGCCGCCACGGCCACGGTCGCCGCCTTTGAAGTTTGATTTTGAGAATCCGCCAGAGAAGGTAAGCTGGTCTGCTGCAAACGCGGGGGAAGAAGGTTGGGCACCTTTTGTTGGGGACGACAAGGTTCAAGATTCATTGAGACGAGAATGGTGCACTGCGTTTAACGTCGTCACGACCAAGAACCCAACTAAACTGTCGTCGTTGAGACGATGA